The sequence below is a genomic window from Mycobacterium sp. ITM-2016-00316.
CTCTCGGCGAGAACAAGACTCCATCGCTGTGCGCAACATCGAGAGCTGACATCAAGGCGGGCCTGAGAACGGGCTCTCCGTCCCCGACTGCGAGCCCGACACACGGCCGCACTCGAGCCGCAGTTTGGATATGCACAACCGCTTCATATGTGGTGCACTCACCGATCGAGGAGCACGAAATGACATGCGCACAATGACTGGAGGACACCCGTGACCAGTGACGGCTCGAAAACCATCCGACTAGCAATGCCGCAATGGCAGGGTGGCAACAACCGCAACTACCCCCTCGGCACGGATCTGCTCGCATTCCTTGCCCCGGACAACGGTCAGCCGACACTCACGGTCGAAGTGGAACCATTCGATCCCGACGACACCCCGGAGCGAGGAATCGCGCACCGTCGAGCGCTGCTCGACCAACTCCGGCGCGCACGGGCCGTCCTCGACGACGCGCAACCCGACAAAGTGGTCGTCTTCGGCGGAGACTGCCTGGTAGAGCAAGCACCCTTTTCCTACCTGAACGAGCGTCACGGGGGCAAGCTCGGCGTGCTGTGGATTGATGCCCATCCCGACATCAAGACACCCGCCGAATGGGCAAACGCACACACGATGGTTCTGGGCAATCTGCTCGGCGAAGGCGATGCCGAATTCTCCGCGGAGGTACAGCAGAAGATCGAGCCGGGCCGGGTGATGTACGCGGGTCTACGGGAAGTCGGCCTCACCGAGCAGGAATCGGAGGTCATCGGCCGACTCGGCCTACGAGTCGCAAGTCCTGAGGCGCTGGCCGTCGACAGCTCCGCCATACTGACCTGGATTCGCGAGGAAGGCATCGACCATCTCGCAATCCACCTCGACGTCGACGTGCTCGACCCGGCTTCATTCCGCTCGGTGTTGTTTGCCGAACCAGACCCTGAGATCAACTGGTTGGAGATGTACCCCGCAGGGAAAATGACTCTGCCCCAGGTGATACGCGTCATGGCCGACGCGGCTTCGCAAGCAGAAGTCGTCGGACTGGGAATCTGTGAACACCTGCCGTGGGACATGATCCACCTCAAAGAGGCGCTCGCCAAGTTCCCCGTCATCTCATAACGCCCCACTTTGGACGACGTCGCCTACCCAGAACCGGACGTCGGCTGGCCGGAGTCCGTTCCGGGGGATTGGGTGTGAGGCCCCGAGTGCGCGTTGCCGGCGGTGTCGGTGGTAGGTCCGCTCGATCCAGGCCACGATCGCCAGGCGGCGTTCGGCTCGGGTGGGCCATCGTTTTCGGTCGAGCACGTTGGGTAGCAGCAGGGCGAAGAACGACTCCATCGCGGCATTGTCCCCGCACGCACCGACGCGGCCCATCGCTCCATGCAAACCGTTGTGCGACAGCGCATGAACGAACTTTGGGGACCTAAACTGACTACCCCTGTCCGAGTGAACGATCGTCGCGACCGGTGAGCGCAGCGCAACGGCGTGATCCAGGGCCGCGACAGCGAGCGAGGACCTCATCCGCGAGTCGATCGAGTAGCCCACAATCCGTTTGGAGTAAACGTCTTTAATGGCGCACAGGCAGGGCTTGCCCTCATCGGTGCGGTGCTCGGTGATGTCGGCCAGCCAGACCTGATTGGCGGCCTTGGCGTTGAACTGACGCTGCACGAGGTCGTCGTGCACCGGTGGTCCGGATCGACGGTTCAGTCCACGCTTCTTGGCGAAGATCGATTCGATGCGCTCCTGGGAACACAGCCGTGCGACGCGGTTCTCGCCGGCAGTGATTCCGCGCCCGGGCAGTTCGTCGGCGATGAATCGGTAGCCGAAGGCGGGGTCGTCGGCATGGATGTCGCGGGCGGCGTTGATCAGGTGCGCGTCGTCCCAATCACGCTGGGACAGGGGTGTTTTACGCCATTTGTAGAACGCCTGGGTGGAGAATCCCGGGACCCGGCAGGTCACCGTGACGGGCACGCCGTCGTCGGCAAGGTCGAGGACCAGCGGGTACATCATTTTGGGTTGGCGTCCCGTGACAGGTAGCCGACCGCGCGGCGCATCACTTCGGCCTCCTGCAGACGCGGGCTGCCCGTCACCGTCCTCACGGTCGGCGATCTTGAGCCAGCGACGCAGACAGGCCTACGAGATACCGAACTCTTTCGCGATCTGGCGCAACGGCGCCTCACCCTTGCGGGCCACAGCAATGACCTCGGCTCGGAACTCGGCAGGAACCGGTTTCGGCACGAGATTGATCCTTCCAGCAAGGACGAATCCTCACGTGTCAGGAGTCAACCGAACTGGGGGCAGTCCCCCGCCAGAAGCGTGAGGCCGATGACCCAAATGGGCTTACAGGCCTGGCGGATACGCGCAGGCCCGCGTAGCACAATGAACGACCCGCGTCTCCAACGTCACAACACCTCGCGCGCTGCGTCCCTGGGATCGCGGGAGGACGCTCAGTTCAGCGGTGGCGATTGAGTAGGGCTGTCAGTGATACGTCGGAACGAAAGGCGCTGGTCCGCAACTCGTGCGTCTGGCCTGGCCTACGGGATGGCGTCCGCACCCATCTGGCGGGTTGGGCCCGCCGGAGGGGGCATTGCGTTCTCACCTCAAAGGTGTCTCAGGCGCGCTCGGTGTGACGGGCTCCCGAGCGCCACGATCACAAGCCGAGGTCGGACAAGCTGGGGTGACCCTCCGGTCGCGGTGCGTTCCGGTCCCAGAAGAACTTGCGCTCATCTTCGTCGATCTGCACGTCGTTGATGCTGGCGTGGCGGTGGGTCATCAGACCGTGTTCGTTGTATAGCCAGTTCTCATTGCCGTAGGCGCGAAACCATTGACCCGCATCGTCGTGGTATTCGTAGGCAAAGCGGACCGCAATGCGGTTCTCGCTGTGGGCCCACAACTCTTTGACGAGGCGGTACTCGTGTTCGCGTTCCCACTTGCCGCTCAGGAAGTCGATGATCTGTTCTCGGCCTGTCACGAACACGGAGCGGTTGCGCCAGACGCTATCGGCCGAGTAGGCCTGCGCTACGACCTGCGGATCGCGGCTATTCCAGGCGTTTTCAGCCAGCCGGACCTTCAAGGTGGCCGATTCATCGGTGAACGGTGGGACGGGAGGCTTCGCAGTGATGGCGGTGGTCGTGGTCATGATGGTCTTTCTGTGGGGAGTTGGTTTCATTACCTTGGCCATGTAGACGTACCTGTCTACATGACGGGTACGGTACGTCATGTAGACAGACTTGTCCACCGGGCCTGGTGGCTATGTGGACAGAACTGTCTACTATGGTGGTGTGAGCATCTCCCAGACTCTTGATCCGCATGTTGATGTGCCGACCCTGCCGGCTCGGGAACGGATATTGGCCACTGCGTATCGGCTGTTCTACCGCGAGGGCATTCGAGCGACCGGCATCGACAAGGTGATAGCCGAAGCTGGCGTCACCAAGGTCACGTTCTATCGCCATTTTCCGAGCAAGGACGCACTGATATTGGCCTTTTTGGACTTGCGGCATCGGCGTTGGATGGACTGGTTTGTCGATGCACTTGATCGCCACGCTGCTGGTAGTCGTCGCCGGGTCGCGGTGGTCGCCGCGGTCGAGGAATGGCTGACGGCGGACTCCTTCCGGGGGTGCGCCTTCATCAACAGCGTCAATGAGATCGGCGCCGAACTGCCCGAGGTCTACGCCATCGCCGCTCGCCATAAAGCGGATATGGTCGCGGCGATCAAGGCGACACTTCCGCCGGGTCCGAATAGAGCCCGGACGGCGCAAGCGCTCGGCGTCGCGATTGATGGTGCTGTTGTGCAAGCGCAGTGCCAGCGCGACGCCACACCGGCGGTGAAAGCGCTGACGACGATCGCGTCAACGCTGCTGACGAATGTGTAATCCCTGATTACGCATTGTCGCCCAGGCAGGACTATCGATAACTCTTGCGACCTGTACCGGCGGTGGTGGGCGTGACGGCGACCGGCTCGGACACCTCACCGACGCGGGTTCGGCGCCTCAAAGCCCGCTGCATCAGTACTGAGTTAGCACAAGCAGCGGATGTGAGTTCGCAGCTGTCCCGCCACAGGCAGACACGGCAGGCCGTCATCCCCCGGAAATGGGTGGCAGTACCGCGATCTCGTCGCCGGCACCGACGGGCGTCCGGCCCGTCATGAGATTCCGCCATCTGCCATGAGAACCTACAGGTTGTGGCTTCTCAAACTTCATGTCCACTCGCAGTGGCCTGAACTGCGAAGACAAAAGCGTTCTCACGAGATGTCCATACCTTAAATTCTCACTTTCGCGTCCATTGTTTTGGAAGCGCCACTTGTCTTCGCGCCGCACTGAGCGTCCCCTTCCAAACCCACGGCTTTTTTTAGTCACGTGAGGCGAGCTCCACGACGAGACGCCTCCGAATTTGATTTGACTGCAACAACTCTCATGACTCTCGTCCGCTACGGCGGAGCTGGCACTCGATTCCCGAGTGGTGCCACTCAGAGCGACGCCACTTCGGCTGCCGTGACGGTCTGCCGAAGAAGCACAGCGATCGTTGTCGGTCCCACACCACCCGGCACAGGAGTGATGAGCCGGGCCCGCTCGGCGGTCTCGGCGTATTGGACATCACCGATGTTGCCGGGGTTGTAGCCGGCGTCGATGACCACCGCGCCGGGTTTGATCCACCTTCCCTTGATCAGTTCGGGTCTGCCGACCGCGGCGACGACGACGTCCGCCTCAGCCACGATCTGATCGAGATCGACAGTTTTAGAGTGGCAGTATGTGACCGTGGCATCGCGGGCGAGCAGCAACATCCCCACCGGCTTACCGAGAATGGAGCTACGTCCCACGACAACAGCGCGCAAACCCGCTGCATCGACCTCGTAAGCATCCAGCAGCTCCATGATCCCACCTGGGGTGCAGGAATGAAACCCATTGCCGCCCAGTGCCATGGCGGCGAAAGATGCCTGAGTCACCCCATCGACATCCTTACCGGGAGCAATTGCTTCAAAGACGGCACGTTCGTCAAGGTGGGCGGGCATTGGATGCTGGACGAGAATCCCGTCTACACCGGGGTCCTCCGACAGCGCGCGCACGAGCGCCACGGCCTCGCTCGTCGTCGTTGACGCCGAGAGGTGACGGCTGCGAGAGTCCAGTCCTGTTGTGCGGCAGCGATTGGTTTTCATCCGGACGTAGGTTCGCGAGGCGGGGTCATCTCCGACCAGGACTGTAGCCAGACACGGCCTGCGCCCCAGAACTGTAGCGATGTCGGATGCTCGTTGATGCGTCTGCGCCAAGATCGTGTTGGCGACGCGGGCGCCGTCGATGATTGTTGCGGGCATGGTCGTGCTCCTCAATCATGAGAGGAGCACCCAGGCGGTCGATGCTTCCGAACTGTTGCTTCCCGGTGGTGTCCCACCTGCGCCAGTCGCCAGTTCACACTCTACCGGCGGGGAGTGCCGTTGATGGCCTCGTGGAGGGTGCGCTGAAGGCGATTTGCCAATGTGGGATGGTCACCGCGCCTAGGTCCACGGGCTTGACCAGGACAATAGCTGCGGCTTCCCCCTCATGAGTGCTGTGACTTCCGAGCGTCCGCGCACCACGGTACTTTTATTGATCAGTTGATCTGTTTTTAGATCACACCTTCTAAAGAGCGGCAGATCCACTTACGGTCGGGGCATGTCGTCCACCCAGGCTCCGCAAGAGTCCTTCATCCGATCGGCACGCAAGGCCCAGATCGTGGCTGCTGCGATCGATGTGATCGCTGAGGTAGGTTTCGCCGAGACGTCGATCCGAAAGATCGCCGATAGGGTAGGAATCGCCATGAGCGCGGTGCTCTACCATTTCGGCACCAAGGACAATCTCGTCGACGCGATCGTCGAGCACATGTACCGCACGATGATCGCCCGGGTCGCCCCTGCAATCGACGCAGAGCGCACCGCCACAGGCAAGTTGCACGCCTACATTCGTTCCAGCATCGGCTATTTCGGTACGCATCGCACCGCCCTGAAGGCGCTGGCCTCGCTGGGCACGACCTACGTCCCCTCCGACGGGCGCCGATTCGAAGAGCTCGGACTGAGCCCCGACATCGCCGAGCAGCTCGCTGTACTCGACCCCCACCCGATTCTGGCTGGCGGCCAACGCGACGGTGAGTTCGGCGACTTCCCGCTGCAGTCCACCGCGATCGCACTGCGCGGAGCCGTCAATGGAGTCGTCGAGACAGTGCTGCGCGAACCCGGCTACAACGCAGGCCGCTACGCCGAGGACCTGATTGACATCTTTGTTCGCATCGTCAGCGGAGCGCGATGAGCACCGTGGCGATTGCGGCGGTCGGCAGCCGCGGTGACGTCGCCCCGCTGGCCGGTCTGGGCGCTGCACTTCAGCAGGCCGGGCACCGGGTCACAATCGCCGCCTACACACCGTTCGCCGACCTGATCATCGGCGCCGGCTGCGAGTTTCGGGAACTGCCGGCCGATTTCACGCCAGGCACCGACCACGCGGAGGCCAGCTCGAAAGAACTGTTCGCCGCGATGTTTGCCCCGTCCGGGCAACGCGACACCGGGCAAATGATCATCGACGCGCTCGGTGAGGTACCGGCCGACATCCTGTTGCTGCCGCCGCTGGCCGAACTGGCCGGCCATCCCCTGGCAGAAGCACAAGGGATCCCCTCGGTCGGGGTCCGGATGCAACCCATCTCGCCGACCGCCGATTATCCCCCGAGCCTGCTGGGCGCCTGGTCGCTCGGTGGGTTTGGTAACCGGATGGCCGCCGGGGCCACCGCGTGGGCCATCGATCGTCTCTACGGTGGCGTCGTCGCGCACTGTAGGCGCGAACTCGGACTGCCGAGAGCCTCTGCACGGGCACTTCGGCGTCGACGCACGGCTGCGGACTGGCCGATCCTGCACGCCTACTCACCCAACGTAGTGTCTCGCCCCGTGGACTGGCGGACTGGCTTGCAAGTCACCGGGTATTGGTGGCCACCAACTCCTGTCCAATGGCAGCCCCCACAGGTCCTCGGTGAGTTCCTGGCCGCAGGCCCCGCGCCGGTGTTCATCGGGCTGGGCAGCACCGTCGTCACCGCCGCACGCGCCGAGCAGCTCGCCGAGATCATCGCCGCGGGGCTGCGGCAGGCCGGTGTGCGCGGCATCGTCCAATCCGGTTGGGCCGGAATCGACGTCACCGGAGAGAACATCCTCACCATCCGCGACACACCGCACGAGTGGCTGTTCCCACAGATGGCCGCCATCGCACACCACTGCGGCGCCGGCACCACAGCCGCAGCCCTACGCGCAGGCATCCCCAGCATCCCGCTGCCCGGACCCGCGGGCGATCAGCCTTTCTGGGCGCAGCGTCTGCACTCGCTCGGCGTGGCCATCACACCCCTTCCCCAGCGCCGGCTGACCGCGCATCGCCTCGCCGCAGCCATCCGCACCACACTCGATGACGCCGACCTGCGGGAAACCACACAGCGACTGGCGTCCCGCGTCGCTGGTGAGGACGGCACCGCCGCAGCTGTTACCGCTATTGAGCAACTCCTGTACTCATCCCATCGCTGAGGAACAACCACGACCGCAGAAGACCTCATGGGCAACGCTTTGCTGGCCGGGGCGATCGCCTGGCCGGCGCATCCATCAGCGCCAGGGACGGCGCTGCCAAATCCATACTGCCGCCAACGGTTCACCTGAGTAGGCGGTGATGGCGAGTCGGCGCCTACACCACCGCTGGCGTCATACTAAGTAGTCGGCGCCGCCAACGTAGGTCGTGTCGGGGGCACCAGGCTGCAGGGCCGCGCGGGCAATCACGGTGGCGAACTCCTCGACTGTGGGCAACGGGGCGTGGTCACGGCGGGCCTCGACAGCGGCGGGATCCTTGCGGTGCAGCAGCCGCACGATGATGGTGCCGTCGATCATGTCCCCGGAGACGACCTTGAGTTCGATTCCACGTTCGCTCAGCGTGGATCTGGCGGCCCGCAGCGCATCTTCGCCGGCACGTTTACTCGCCGCGATGGGTTCGTAGCCCTCGGGCACCGGCTTGCCAGGATAGAAATGCGCTTGATGGCTGGTGACGAAGACGATCCGAGACCTTCGCGGCATGAGCGGCAGAGCCAGCTCAACGAGGCGCAGTTGCGCATCGTGATTCAGCTGCATCGCATAACTCGGGTCGGCGCCGCGCTCCAAACCACCAGAGGCATTGAGCACCAGCACATCCAGCGCACCGAACCGCTCCCTGATATCTGCCAGTAACGCCTGCACCTGCGCTTCATCGCAGACGTCGGCACCGGCAGCCGACGCCTGCCCCCCGGCCGCACAGATCTCCTCGACCACCGTGTTCGCCCGCTTTGCCTTCTCGCGGTAGTTGACCACCACATGCACACCGCCGGTACCGAGGAACCGGGCCACCTGCGCACCGATACCGCGGGACGCGCCGGTGACCAACGCCACCCGCTGCTCAGGTCCGTTCCGCCCGTCGGCACCAGACCCGGCTTCACCAGCTTCCTCACCTTGACCAATCATCACCAACCCCTAGTCATCACAGCGACCACCTTTCTTAGACTTTGCTTAATTTACGCTTACTTTTCTTATTCTGGTGTTAGCGTCATCGCCATCGCTCAGCTCGACACGCGGGGAGGCGTGCACGATATGACGGAATACTCTGTTGTCCTCGGGGCCGGCATTGCCGGATTGCTGGCCGCCGCCGCACTTGCCGACGCCGGCCACCGCGTCTCGATCATCGAACGAGACCGGCTGCCCGAGAACGCCTCTGCGCGGCGCGGTATACCGCAGGGCGCGCATCTGCACAGCCTGCTCGCTAAAGGCTGGCAGACCATGGAGGAACTCGTCCCGGGCCTGATCAGCGATGTGGTTGCCTCCGGCGCCCACGTCCTCGACGATGCGCGACTGGGTGCGCGGATGCACATCCAGAACGGCCCGTACGCGTTGAACCGCACGACCCGGTCTCCGATCCTGCGGCACTGGCCACCTACCAAGTGACACGCCACCGGCACAACACCTGCGCCGCCTGCGTGCACAAGCCTCTTCCCCGGGCGGCCGGGGCCATCCAGTACGCCAGCCCCGCCGACCCGTCATGCAGTTTGACGCTACCTAGCGTCACCCGGCCCAGCAGGGTGCCGGTCTGCTGCTCGGCTACCGCCCAGCTGAGCTCCGACTCGGCGGCCCATCCGCGTTGCCGAGCGGTGATCCACTCCGCGGCTTCTTCTACTGAATCCGCACGTCGCACGTGCCAACGCTGGATTTCGGGATCGGCGAACGCCTCCATGACCGCGCCAGCATCGTCGAGCTTCCACGGCCGCAACACCACACCCTGCTCTACTGCAATCTCGGGCTGGTCAGATCCGGCGAACAATCCCGACGCCATCGCAGGAGAGATCAAACGCGGCACCCTCACATCATCGACCACAGCCGCGGCCTGGTAGTCGTTCCAAGCCACCTGGGCCGCACATTCTGCTGCCTCGCACGCACGGCTACATTCCTGACGATTTCATAGCGATCGGCGCATAGCGACGCGTTTACCCTCGGATGCCCTGCAGGGCCCGATCTAGTCGATCACTGCGCTCTGGGTGTGCCATTCGCCAAAAGCCGTACGCCATCGAACTTGAACGTCAAACTCGGACGATTCGGGGACGGCGTTCCCGCTGTCGCGACTCTGCTTCGTCATCGCGGCTGAAGCGCCGAGTCGTTGCCGGATAGACAGGTTTACGTAGCACGGCAGTCCCGACGACGAAGACAGCCGCTCGGCGCTGAACGGCGGAACTGTCTCAGCGGTGCAAACGACTTTGTCGGATAGCGTGACAGTCACGTCGTAGGCGGTGGCGTCACCGACATTGGCCAGGTAGGCGTGGCGCGGGTCGATGTCCCAGCGGCCGGCCTGCCATTGTGCACGACATTCAGACGGGGACGCTGACACTGTCAGTTCGCGTTTGCGCTTCGCCCACCATCGACAGCTCAGCGCGAAGATGACCGCTGTGTAGACCGCCGCGAGGGCAACTAGCGGAGCCACTACGAGTGACGGTAGCGGCCACCAAGGAGCAAGCAGCAATAGAGGTCCCACCGCCAGAAGCAGCAATACCGATGCGCCGACCTTCGGTGCGCCCACATCGGGATCCTATGTGCTGAAGATGACCAGCAACAGTGCCGCCGCGCTTTGCCTGTCAGCGCGAAGAGCTGCTGGTTGCCCCCACCCCCACAAAAGACCCTAACTGTCTTCCGCGCTGCCGAACGCGGTCATTGTTCCGGGTCGGCACGAACCCAACGACTTCCGCGGTCACTGGTGTTTCGATGACGTGTCGCCCTGTTCGATAATGGCTTGATGACCGAAGCCGTGGGAAAGCGTCCCCAGTACGAGGTCTTCGCAGACGAGTACCTCGAGCACGCTCAAGCTGGCCTCTTCAACGCACACTACGACCGACCCGCCTGCCTGGGCCTGCTCGGCGATGTCGCAGGCACGACGATCCTGGACGCGGCGTGCGGGCCAGGGCTCTACGCCGGCGAGCTGACCGCCCGACGGGCGCGGGTGATCGGTTTCGACCAGAGCCCTCGCATGGTCGCACTGGCCCAGCAACGCGTACCTACAGGCACTTTCAGAACCCACGACCTCGCCGTACCCCTCGACTGGCTCGACGACCACACCTTCGACTACGTGCTCTTCGCGCTGGCCTGGGAGTACGTCGATGACAGAGTGGCCGCACTACGCGAGTTCCGTCGCGTACTTCGCCCCGGCGGGGCGCTCGTCCTATCGCGGTTGCACCCCACCGGAGACTGGCTTCGCCACGGCGGCAACTACTTCCAACCACGCATAATCGACGAAATCTGGAGCCGTGGGTGGCAGGTGCGGTACTGGCTTACACCACTGGAGCAGACGTGCGAAGAACTTTTCCAGGCTGGGTTCCTCATCGAGCGACTAGTCGAACCACGCCCTGCTCCGGCCGCGGCCGACATTGACCAAGACAAGTACGACTGCCTACACCGCGAACCCACCGGGTTTCTCGCCATTCGTGCGATACCGGATCCCCGCCTCACCACACCCTCATGACCCCCAACCACATTCCGTGCGAAGCGGATCGACACGACGCGAGCGGCGTGAGGCTGCCAGAAGGCGTCCGCGCGCTCGTCTTCGACGTCGGCGAGACGCTCGTGGATGAATCACGCATGTGGACCGAGCACGCGCAGCACGCCGGCGTCACACCCTTTACGTTGATGGGTGTCATAGGTGCATTGATCGAGCGTGGTGAAGACCATCGATCGGCATGGCCCATGCTGCGAGTCGAGCCCCCTTCAACACATCTCGCGATCACCACCGCTGACCTCTATCCTGATGCGCTGGACTGCCTGCGCGCAGCCAGAAGCGCTGGATTCATCGTCGGGATCGCCGGCAACCAACCCCGTGGCGTTGCCAACACACTCGAAGGGCTCGGGGTCGTGGCCGACTTCGTTGCCTCATCAGCAGACTGGGGTGTTGCGAAACCCTCACCGCAGTTCTTCGAGAAGGTGATCAGCGCCGCGCAGCTCTCGCCGCACGAGATCATGTACGTCGGCGACCGCCTCGACAACGACATTATTCCCGCCCACGGCGCCAACCTGCGCACAGCGCTGGTTCGCCGAGGACCCTGGGGCTACCTGCACGCCACGCGGCCCCAGTCCAAAGTGGCCGATCTGCACCTTGACTCGCTGAGTGAGCTGACGACCGCTATCACCGGCGACGCTCTGGACCTCTACACCGCGAACACATTCACGACCACATCGAACGCCAGTCCTTCCCGGCCCGGATGGGCGGACGAGGCTATTGCAGTCGTCGACGCGGATCCCGAATGGCAATCGCAAGGCGAGCGCTTACGCCACACTGTCGAGGTACTTCTCGCGCCATGGCTGACGGCTCGTATCGAGCACGTCGGCTCAACAGCGGTCCCCGACCTCCCGGCCAAACCC
It includes:
- a CDS encoding SDR family oxidoreductase; this encodes MVTGASRGIGAQVARFLGTGGVHVVVNYREKAKRANTVVEEICAAGGQASAAGADVCDEAQVQALLADIRERFGALDVLVLNASGGLERGADPSYAMQLNHDAQLRLVELALPLMPRRSRIVFVTSHQAHFYPGKPVPEGYEPIAASKRAGEDALRAARSTLSERGIELKVVSGDMIDGTIIVRLLHRKDPAAVEARRDHAPLPTVEEFATVIARAALQPGAPDTTYVGGADYLV
- a CDS encoding glycosyltransferase, translated to MSTVAIAAVGSRGDVAPLAGLGAALQQAGHRVTIAAYTPFADLIIGAGCEFRELPADFTPGTDHAEASSKELFAAMFAPSGQRDTGQMIIDALGEVPADILLLPPLAELAGHPLAEAQGIPSVGVRMQPISPTADYPPSLLGAWSLGGFGNRMAAGATAWAIDRLYGGVVAHCRRELGLPRASARALRRRRTAADWPILHAYSPNVVSRPVDWRTGLQVTGYWWPPTPVQWQPPQVLGEFLAAGPAPVFIGLGSTVVTAARAEQLAEIIAAGLRQAGVRGIVQSGWAGIDVTGENILTIRDTPHEWLFPQMAAIAHHCGAGTTAAALRAGIPSIPLPGPAGDQPFWAQRLHSLGVAITPLPQRRLTAHRLAAAIRTTLDDADLRETTQRLASRVAGEDGTAAAVTAIEQLLYSSHR
- a CDS encoding nuclear transport factor 2 family protein, which gives rise to MTTTTAITAKPPVPPFTDESATLKVRLAENAWNSRDPQVVAQAYSADSVWRNRSVFVTGREQIIDFLSGKWEREHEYRLVKELWAHSENRIAVRFAYEYHDDAGQWFRAYGNENWLYNEHGLMTHRHASINDVQIDEDERKFFWDRNAPRPEGHPSLSDLGL
- a CDS encoding TetR/AcrR family transcriptional regulator; amino-acid sequence: MSISQTLDPHVDVPTLPARERILATAYRLFYREGIRATGIDKVIAEAGVTKVTFYRHFPSKDALILAFLDLRHRRWMDWFVDALDRHAAGSRRRVAVVAAVEEWLTADSFRGCAFINSVNEIGAELPEVYAIAARHKADMVAAIKATLPPGPNRARTAQALGVAIDGAVVQAQCQRDATPAVKALTTIASTLLTNV
- a CDS encoding arginase family protein, with the translated sequence MTSDGSKTIRLAMPQWQGGNNRNYPLGTDLLAFLAPDNGQPTLTVEVEPFDPDDTPERGIAHRRALLDQLRRARAVLDDAQPDKVVVFGGDCLVEQAPFSYLNERHGGKLGVLWIDAHPDIKTPAEWANAHTMVLGNLLGEGDAEFSAEVQQKIEPGRVMYAGLREVGLTEQESEVIGRLGLRVASPEALAVDSSAILTWIREEGIDHLAIHLDVDVLDPASFRSVLFAEPDPEINWLEMYPAGKMTLPQVIRVMADAASQAEVVGLGICEHLPWDMIHLKEALAKFPVIS
- a CDS encoding class I SAM-dependent methyltransferase → MTEAVGKRPQYEVFADEYLEHAQAGLFNAHYDRPACLGLLGDVAGTTILDAACGPGLYAGELTARRARVIGFDQSPRMVALAQQRVPTGTFRTHDLAVPLDWLDDHTFDYVLFALAWEYVDDRVAALREFRRVLRPGGALVLSRLHPTGDWLRHGGNYFQPRIIDEIWSRGWQVRYWLTPLEQTCEELFQAGFLIERLVEPRPAPAAADIDQDKYDCLHREPTGFLAIRAIPDPRLTTPS
- a CDS encoding GNAT family N-acetyltransferase, whose translation is MISPAMASGLFAGSDQPEIAVEQGVVLRPWKLDDAGAVMEAFADPEIQRWHVRRADSVEEAAEWITARQRGWAAESELSWAVAEQQTGTLLGRVTLGSVKLHDGSAGLAYWMAPAARGRGLCTQAAQVLCRWRVTW
- a CDS encoding HAD-IA family hydrolase; this encodes MTPNHIPCEADRHDASGVRLPEGVRALVFDVGETLVDESRMWTEHAQHAGVTPFTLMGVIGALIERGEDHRSAWPMLRVEPPSTHLAITTADLYPDALDCLRAARSAGFIVGIAGNQPRGVANTLEGLGVVADFVASSADWGVAKPSPQFFEKVISAAQLSPHEIMYVGDRLDNDIIPAHGANLRTALVRRGPWGYLHATRPQSKVADLHLDSLSELTTAITGDALDLYTANTFTTTSNASPSRPGWADEAIAVVDADPEWQSQGERLRHTVEVLLAPWLTARIEHVGSTAVPDLPAKPIIDLQAAVAELDEADSMAAVLGPHDWHYVAPLLDQRPWRRLFVKVVGGRRIAHLHVMTAGTPRCHQQIAFRDALRADSTLTADYAALKHVLAQRHSDDREAYSAAKGSFIQAVLSPETH
- a CDS encoding TetR/AcrR family transcriptional regulator, whose translation is MSAVLYHFGTKDNLVDAIVEHMYRTMIARVAPAIDAERTATGKLHAYIRSSIGYFGTHRTALKALASLGTTYVPSDGRRFEELGLSPDIAEQLAVLDPHPILAGGQRDGEFGDFPLQSTAIALRGAVNGVVETVLREPGYNAGRYAEDLIDIFVRIVSGAR
- a CDS encoding bifunctional 5,10-methylenetetrahydrofolate dehydrogenase/5,10-methenyltetrahydrofolate cyclohydrolase, with protein sequence MPATIIDGARVANTILAQTHQRASDIATVLGRRPCLATVLVGDDPASRTYVRMKTNRCRTTGLDSRSRHLSASTTTSEAVALVRALSEDPGVDGILVQHPMPAHLDERAVFEAIAPGKDVDGVTQASFAAMALGGNGFHSCTPGGIMELLDAYEVDAAGLRAVVVGRSSILGKPVGMLLLARDATVTYCHSKTVDLDQIVAEADVVVAAVGRPELIKGRWIKPGAVVIDAGYNPGNIGDVQYAETAERARLITPVPGGVGPTTIAVLLRQTVTAAEVASL
- a CDS encoding FAD-dependent oxidoreductase yields the protein MTEYSVVLGAGIAGLLAAAALADAGHRVSIIERDRLPENASARRGIPQGAHLHSLLAKGWQTMEELVPGLISDVVASGAHVLDDARLGARMHIQNGPYALNRTTRSPILRHWPPTK